AGCTTGAAATTGAGTTCCTTGCGGATGAGCGTTGCGGCGAGAACGCCAAACACACCCATCGCGGCGGCTTCCGTGACCGAGGCAATCCCGGCATAGATGGTCCCGAGCACCATGAAGGCAATGGCTGCGGGCAGAAGGATCGCCTTGATGGCCTCTTTTCTGGCCTTGGCCTTTTCTTCGGGTGGCAGTGGCGGCATGGCAGGCGCCAGTTCCGGGTTCATCAGGCAGCGGGTCAGCACGTAAGTCATGTAGAGACCGGCGAGCATGAGGCCCGGGATCACCGCAGCCACGAAGAGGTCGGCAATCGAGACCGACGCGATGAGACCATAGATGATCAGCACGATGGATGGCGGGATCATGGTGCCGAGCGAGCCACCACCACAGACGACGCCGATGGCGATCTTGCGGTCATAGCCGAGGCGCAGCATCTGCGGCAGGGCAAGGATGCCCAGAAGGACGATCTCACCGCCGATAATGCCCGACATGGCAGCCAGAAAGACCGCAACGATCAGGGTCTGGACGGCGACGCCGCCGGGCAACCGTCCGGCCAGCACCCGCATCCCCGAGAAGAGATCCTTGGCGATCCCTGATCGGTCAAGAAGCGAGGCCATGAAGACGAACATGGGCACCGCGACAAGGGAATATTCCGTGACGAACCCGAAGACCCGGGCGGTGACAAGCGGGATGGCATTGGGGCCAAACCAGCCGATGGTGAAGATGAAGGCGACAAGGCCCGTAACAAAAGCAAGTGGCAGACCGGTGAGCAGCAGCAGAAAGATGCTGCCGACGAGCACATAGGTGCCCCATTCGATCCCGAGTGCCTGTAATCCTAGACCGCCCATTAGTCTTCGCGCTCCTCTGATGTCTTGCTATCGTCCGCAGCCGTGCCAACGTCCCGAATGGACTTGAAGAGATGCAGAAGCGTCTGAAGCGTCATGATGGCGAGGGCCGTCAGGATGATGCCTTTCGTGAGTGCGGGGAATGGCGGGTTCCAGCTGGTGCCGGACCGCTCGAAGCTCCACTCGCCCAGCGGATTGTGGGACGCACGCCAGAACATAACATAGGCGGCGTAGGTCATTCCCATGGCAAAGAACAGCGTGATGACACTGTTGAACAGATCGAGCCAGCGACGGATGCGGGGCGAGACCGTGTCATAGATGATGCGCACCCTGATGTGCTTGTCCTTGGCCATGGCCACCGGCCCGCCCAGAGCGAACAGGATGGCGATCATGAAGACCACAGTTTCATGCACCCAGGATGTCGGGCTGTCGAAGACATAGCGCGAGATAACCTCGATCACGCTGATGCCCATGGCGATGAACACCAGCCAGGCGACACCGCGTCCGCACCAGTTGATGGCGGCGTCCAGAGGAGTGCGGATC
The DNA window shown above is from uncultured Cohaesibacter sp. and carries:
- a CDS encoding TRAP transporter large permease subunit, producing the protein MGGLGLQALGIEWGTYVLVGSIFLLLLTGLPLAFVTGLVAFIFTIGWFGPNAIPLVTARVFGFVTEYSLVAVPMFVFMASLLDRSGIAKDLFSGMRVLAGRLPGGVAVQTLIVAVFLAAMSGIIGGEIVLLGILALPQMLRLGYDRKIAIGVVCGGGSLGTMIPPSIVLIIYGLIASVSIADLFVAAVIPGLMLAGLYMTYVLTRCLMNPELAPAMPPLPPEEKAKARKEAIKAILLPAAIAFMVLGTIYAGIASVTEAAAMGVFGVLAATLIRKELNFKLVHESAMQTLTTCGMIIWIGIGAATLVGVYNLMGGNRFVSNTILGLDAAPIVIILVMMLILLVLGLFLDWIGIAMLTLPIFVPIIVQLGYDPIWFGILFAVNMQVSFLSPPFGPAAFYLKGVAPPEISLGDIFSSLLPFIVMQLMVLAVMLLFPDIVLLMVN
- a CDS encoding TRAP transporter small permease subunit gives rise to the protein MSQDQQIAAPAAPSGTDGEIRTPLDAAINWCGRGVAWLVFIAMGISVIEVISRYVFDSPTSWVHETVVFMIAILFALGGPVAMAKDKHIRVRIIYDTVSPRIRRWLDLFNSVITLFFAMGMTYAAYVMFWRASHNPLGEWSFERSGTSWNPPFPALTKGIILTALAIMTLQTLLHLFKSIRDVGTAADDSKTSEERED